A window of Metabacillus sp. B2-18 contains these coding sequences:
- a CDS encoding pentapeptide repeat-containing protein, which yields MSLNVQKLDLQKADISGSKWQEVNAEELEIDNVSLAKSKVNNANMLLNDVNLEKVEISNTNLSWAQIKHANISHAIIEHIHLFGTEFRNAVLPGEGDPYFNENGEYKRISFHHCDLAKGQIKNCNLSNMEIIDCDISGLKINGILIEDLIMKLEK from the coding sequence ATGTCATTAAATGTTCAAAAATTAGATTTACAAAAAGCTGATATTTCTGGGTCAAAGTGGCAAGAAGTGAATGCTGAAGAGCTAGAGATAGATAATGTAAGCTTAGCAAAATCAAAGGTTAATAATGCAAATATGTTACTAAATGATGTTAATTTAGAAAAAGTTGAAATATCTAATACTAATTTATCTTGGGCACAAATTAAACATGCTAATATTAGTCATGCCATTATAGAACACATTCACTTGTTTGGAACTGAGTTTCGTAATGCTGTTCTTCCAGGAGAAGGGGATCCATATTTTAATGAAAACGGAGAATACAAACGGATAAGCTTTCATCATTGTGATCTCGCAAAAGGGCAAATAAAAAACTGTAATTTATCTAATATGGAAATTATTGATTGTGACATTTCAGGGCTTAAGATTAATGGAATATTAATTGAGGATTTAATTATGAAACTAGAAAAGTAA
- a CDS encoding ExeA family protein: protein MYKTFYSLAQTPFSKDLRSTDAFRSSDYQGALGALDYLKKSRGMGLLIGDPGAGKTFTLRSFKESLNPSLYHVVYFPLSTGGVMDFYRGLVYGLGEEPKFRKVDLFRQIQEGIERMANERKVTPVFILDEMHMAKDAFLQDLAILFNFQMDSSNPFILILAGLPHLKTRLSINHHRPLSQRLIMKYEIQPLDKEEVTEYIDHHMKLAGSKIPIFTETAIEAIALRSQGWPRVINRLTTNSLLFGAQLKKEQIDDEVVRLAIEDSGI from the coding sequence ATGTATAAGACATTCTATTCCTTGGCTCAAACTCCATTTTCAAAAGATTTGCGATCAACCGATGCTTTTCGGTCGAGCGATTATCAAGGGGCTCTTGGAGCACTTGATTACCTAAAGAAGTCAAGAGGAATGGGGCTTCTTATTGGAGATCCAGGCGCTGGAAAAACATTTACGTTACGATCATTTAAAGAATCATTGAATCCTTCCCTTTACCACGTTGTTTATTTTCCTCTTTCTACAGGAGGAGTAATGGATTTTTATCGTGGATTAGTCTATGGACTTGGAGAAGAACCAAAATTCCGTAAGGTTGATTTATTCCGACAAATACAAGAAGGGATCGAACGAATGGCAAACGAGCGAAAGGTTACTCCTGTTTTTATTCTAGATGAAATGCATATGGCAAAAGATGCATTTCTGCAGGATTTAGCCATTTTATTTAACTTTCAAATGGATTCAAGTAATCCTTTTATCTTGATATTAGCTGGATTACCGCATTTAAAGACACGATTATCTATTAACCATCACCGGCCACTCTCCCAGCGTTTAATTATGAAATATGAAATTCAGCCCTTGGATAAAGAAGAAGTTACAGAGTATATCGACCATCACATGAAACTAGCCGGTTCAAAAATACCAATTTTTACGGAAACCGCAATTGAAGCCATTGCCCTGCGTTCTCAAGGCTGGCCCCGTGTAATCAACAGACTGACAACCAATAGTTTACTATTTGGAGCACAATTAAAAAAAGAACAAATTGATGATGAAGTTGTGCGCTTAGCTATCGAAGATAGTGGGATATGA
- a CDS encoding efflux RND transporter permease subunit — MIVTVICALATLKVSVNYDMKDYLPDDAQSTIAMNIMEQEFEGSVPTNRVMIHDVTIQEALDFKEELAAIDGVSDVTWLDDAVDLKSPLEMADEETVETYYKENKALFSFSIREGDEVAITDEIYKLIGEDNAMAGESLNTATQQKMAGTESMYAGALLVPIIILILVLSTNSWIEPLFFLTAIGVSVLINMGSNIFFGEVSFVTQSVAPILQLAVSLDYAIFLLHSFADYRKKVTDPHEAMGLAMKKSFSAITASASTTFFGFIALSFMNFEIGSDLGINLVKGILLSFISVMVFLPALTLLFYKWIDKTQHKPLLPSFKNKGNAVLKLRIPSLILVLLVIVPAFLAQSQTNFIYGIGDQPETTRAGSDFQEIKDQFGESTPIVLLVPKGDVTKEDELVQELENIEHVSSVLAYVNTVGAAIPPEYLDQSITEPFYSENYSRMILQTNTKTEGEEAFQLIEKVHSTADQYYDKVYSVGESVTLYDIKKTVQKDNQLVNLLTIITVAFVLFVTFKSLSIPLILLLTIQTAVWINLSVPYFTDSSLVYVGYLLISIIQLAATVDYAILLTDAYKEYRKEMTALQAIKKTIDEKMFAIGISASILSSVGFILWITSSNPIVTSIGLLLGRGALLAFIMVVLFLPACMLVFDKLITKTTWKANFYKEED, encoded by the coding sequence ATGATTGTTACAGTCATTTGCGCACTAGCTACTTTAAAAGTGTCAGTCAATTACGATATGAAGGATTACTTACCGGATGATGCTCAATCAACAATCGCAATGAACATAATGGAGCAGGAATTTGAGGGAAGTGTTCCGACGAATCGAGTCATGATACATGATGTGACTATTCAGGAAGCTTTAGATTTTAAAGAAGAGCTTGCAGCAATTGACGGTGTATCAGACGTTACCTGGTTAGATGATGCTGTTGACTTAAAATCTCCACTTGAAATGGCTGACGAAGAAACAGTAGAAACCTACTATAAAGAAAATAAAGCATTATTTTCATTTAGCATTCGTGAAGGTGATGAAGTAGCAATCACAGATGAGATTTATAAGCTCATCGGTGAAGATAATGCGATGGCGGGGGAATCACTTAATACAGCAACACAACAAAAAATGGCTGGAACCGAATCAATGTACGCAGGTGCATTACTAGTGCCGATAATCATCTTAATTTTAGTTTTATCCACCAATTCTTGGATAGAGCCATTATTTTTCTTAACAGCTATTGGTGTTTCTGTATTAATTAATATGGGATCAAACATTTTCTTTGGAGAAGTTTCCTTTGTTACTCAATCAGTCGCACCAATTTTACAGCTTGCAGTATCACTAGATTATGCAATTTTCCTCCTTCATAGTTTTGCAGACTATCGGAAAAAGGTCACAGATCCTCACGAAGCAATGGGGCTCGCGATGAAAAAATCATTTTCAGCGATTACGGCAAGTGCGTCAACCACATTTTTTGGTTTTATCGCGTTATCGTTTATGAATTTTGAAATTGGTTCGGATCTAGGAATTAATCTAGTAAAAGGAATTTTATTAAGCTTTATTAGTGTGATGGTTTTCCTTCCTGCACTAACACTATTGTTTTATAAATGGATTGATAAAACTCAGCACAAACCATTACTACCAAGCTTTAAAAACAAGGGAAATGCTGTGCTAAAACTAAGAATACCGAGTTTGATTTTAGTTTTACTAGTCATTGTTCCTGCGTTTCTAGCACAAAGTCAGACGAACTTTATTTATGGTATAGGAGACCAGCCAGAGACAACAAGAGCTGGAAGTGATTTTCAAGAAATAAAAGATCAGTTCGGAGAAAGCACGCCGATCGTCTTGCTTGTTCCTAAAGGGGATGTCACCAAAGAGGATGAGCTGGTACAAGAGTTAGAGAATATCGAGCATGTGTCTAGTGTGTTGGCTTATGTGAATACAGTTGGTGCTGCCATTCCACCAGAGTATTTGGACCAATCAATTACAGAGCCATTTTATTCTGAAAATTATAGCCGAATGATTCTGCAAACTAATACGAAGACCGAAGGAGAAGAGGCGTTTCAGTTAATTGAGAAAGTCCACAGTACAGCGGATCAATACTATGATAAAGTCTATTCTGTTGGAGAAAGTGTAACATTGTATGATATTAAAAAAACAGTTCAAAAAGATAACCAATTGGTAAATCTATTAACCATTATTACGGTTGCATTCGTTTTGTTTGTAACATTTAAATCACTGTCAATTCCTTTAATCCTACTTCTTACTATTCAAACAGCTGTTTGGATTAATCTATCTGTACCGTACTTTACTGATTCTTCATTAGTGTATGTTGGCTATTTGTTAATCAGCATTATCCAGCTTGCGGCAACAGTAGATTATGCCATTTTATTAACAGATGCCTATAAAGAGTATCGAAAAGAAATGACTGCGTTACAAGCAATTAAGAAAACGATTGATGAAAAAATGTTTGCCATTGGCATTTCTGCTTCGATTTTATCCAGTGTTGGGTTTATCCTTTGGATTACCTCGTCAAACCCAATTGTCACATCGATCGGTTTATTGTTAGGAAGAGGTGCATTACTTGCGTTTATTATGGTCGTGCTCTTTTTGCCGGCATGTATGTTGGTCTTCGATAAACTTATTACAAAAACAACATGGAAAGCTAATTTTTATAAGGAGGAGGACTGA
- a CDS encoding YhgE/Pip domain-containing protein codes for MMRGVKKFLVIFAAIGLVVPSLPATAQESGEISSKDEVVYAKLSAIGEEQELYVVNILEVEKAGKIVDYGSYSSLKNLTNLDEMNQVDNAVELSASEGKFYYQGNMNEEPLPWNISISYLLDGKEISPEQLAGKDGRVQVKIATSYNDQVDSVFYNNYLLQVSLALNTDLFSNIEAPDGMLANAGKNKQVTFTVMPEKEEELVVEADVVDFELEGIDITGIPSSMPIDAPDIDDMTGDLSQLTKAINKINNGVGDLQNGLAQINDGAKKLGEGSLKYKDGMTSISSSSPEIVSASISISQALQTLNASIANGSDDMNLDDFEQLTAGLSEIAKGLRDTSDGLNTLKENYATAYSTLNKAMEAIPEYEITKEQTTQLYNSGGDQAVLNQLLETYSAARSAKGTYEAVKQAFDAVNGTLDEVSGSLTLMADNLDKMSGGLSTSLEDMDFAESFAQLQNGISQLSTNYQAFHSGLVTYTGGVNELSHSYTQIHNGIVGVSQGTNEIENGLSRLHDGTNELYESTADLPEQMKKEVDQMIDDFDKSDFEAVSFVSPENKKINSVQFVLKTESIKKEEKEEVKTEKVEEEKGFWAKLMDLF; via the coding sequence ATGATGAGGGGAGTTAAGAAGTTTTTGGTTATTTTCGCCGCTATTGGTTTAGTTGTACCTTCACTTCCAGCTACCGCACAAGAAAGTGGAGAAATCTCCTCAAAGGATGAAGTAGTTTATGCAAAACTAAGCGCAATTGGTGAGGAACAAGAATTATATGTAGTGAACATTTTAGAAGTAGAAAAAGCGGGAAAGATTGTTGATTATGGTTCGTATTCTAGTTTGAAGAATTTAACGAATTTAGATGAAATGAATCAAGTCGACAATGCTGTTGAGCTTTCGGCTTCAGAAGGAAAATTTTATTATCAAGGTAATATGAATGAAGAACCATTACCTTGGAATATTTCCATTTCATATTTGTTAGACGGAAAAGAAATCTCCCCTGAACAGCTTGCCGGTAAAGATGGGCGTGTACAAGTGAAGATTGCTACATCTTATAATGATCAGGTAGATTCTGTCTTTTATAACAACTATTTATTACAAGTTTCTCTTGCTCTAAATACAGATCTCTTCTCAAACATCGAGGCTCCTGATGGAATGCTTGCTAATGCGGGGAAAAATAAGCAAGTAACATTTACTGTTATGCCTGAAAAAGAAGAAGAGTTAGTTGTGGAAGCTGATGTTGTTGATTTTGAACTAGAAGGCATAGACATCACAGGTATTCCGTCGTCTATGCCAATTGATGCACCGGATATAGATGATATGACAGGCGACTTATCTCAGTTAACGAAAGCTATCAATAAAATAAATAATGGCGTGGGCGACCTTCAAAATGGATTAGCACAAATAAACGATGGAGCAAAAAAGCTTGGAGAGGGTTCACTAAAATATAAAGACGGAATGACTTCAATAAGCTCTTCTTCCCCAGAAATAGTTAGTGCTTCAATATCTATTTCTCAAGCACTACAAACATTAAATGCATCTATAGCTAACGGTTCAGACGATATGAATTTGGACGATTTTGAACAGCTGACTGCAGGACTGTCGGAAATAGCAAAGGGTTTAAGAGACACATCTGATGGGTTAAATACCTTAAAAGAGAATTATGCAACAGCATACAGCACTTTAAACAAAGCAATGGAAGCCATTCCTGAATATGAAATTACAAAAGAACAAACAACACAGCTTTATAATAGTGGTGGGGACCAAGCAGTATTGAATCAATTGCTTGAAACATATTCAGCCGCACGATCTGCAAAGGGCACTTACGAAGCTGTAAAACAAGCCTTTGATGCAGTAAATGGAACACTTGATGAGGTTAGCGGATCGCTTACTTTGATGGCCGATAATCTAGATAAAATGTCAGGCGGGCTTTCTACTTCTTTGGAGGACATGGACTTTGCTGAGTCTTTTGCTCAATTGCAGAATGGGATAAGTCAGCTGTCTACTAATTATCAAGCATTTCATTCTGGGTTAGTGACATATACTGGTGGGGTGAACGAACTCTCTCATTCATATACGCAAATTCACAATGGAATTGTAGGGGTGTCTCAAGGAACAAATGAAATAGAAAATGGACTTAGCAGACTTCATGATGGTACGAATGAACTTTATGAATCTACAGCTGATTTACCAGAGCAAATGAAAAAAGAAGTCGATCAAATGATTGATGACTTTGATAAATCAGATTTTGAAGCTGTATCATTTGTTTCACCAGAAAATAAAAAAATAAACTCCGTTCAATTTGTTCTTAAAACCGAAAGCATAAAAAAAGAAGAAAAAGAAGAAGTGAAAACTGAAAAAGTTGAAGAAGAAAAAGGATTTTGGGCAAAATTAATGGACTTGTTTTAA
- the adhP gene encoding alcohol dehydrogenase AdhP, which produces MKAAVVNEFKQKLEVKEIPVPTLEYGEILVKIKACGVCHTDLHAAHGDWPVKPKLPLVPGHEGVGEVVKVAEGVTSIKIGDIVGIPWLYSACGECEYCLTGRETLCHDQLNAGYSVDGGYAEYCKAPANYVVKVPAGVDLAEISPIFCAGVTTYKALKVSEAKPGDWVAIYGIGGLGHVALQYAKAMGFNVIAVDIQDDKLDLASELGADLTINGLKCDPIQEIKDKVGGVQAAVSVAVTKKAFEQAYGSVKRGGTLVVVGLPNDELPIPIFDTVLNGVSVKGSIVGTRKDLQEAVQFAAEGKVKTNISTEPLDNINDVFERMEKGQINGRVVLTLE; this is translated from the coding sequence ATGAAAGCTGCAGTTGTAAACGAATTCAAACAAAAACTAGAGGTAAAAGAAATTCCAGTCCCAACTCTTGAGTATGGCGAAATTTTAGTAAAAATTAAAGCGTGTGGAGTTTGTCACACTGACCTTCACGCTGCACACGGTGACTGGCCGGTAAAACCAAAGCTTCCATTAGTACCTGGACATGAAGGTGTTGGAGAAGTCGTAAAGGTGGCAGAAGGTGTTACTTCCATTAAAATTGGAGATATCGTTGGCATTCCTTGGTTATACTCTGCTTGTGGTGAATGTGAATACTGCTTAACAGGGAGAGAAACACTTTGTCATGATCAGTTAAATGCCGGCTATTCAGTTGATGGTGGTTATGCAGAATATTGCAAAGCACCTGCAAACTATGTTGTAAAAGTACCAGCTGGTGTTGATCTTGCTGAAATTTCTCCAATTTTTTGTGCTGGGGTTACAACATACAAGGCATTAAAAGTAAGTGAAGCTAAGCCTGGTGACTGGGTAGCGATTTATGGTATCGGTGGCCTTGGACATGTTGCTTTACAATATGCAAAAGCAATGGGTTTCAACGTTATTGCTGTAGATATTCAAGATGACAAGCTTGATTTAGCATCCGAATTAGGAGCAGATTTAACAATTAATGGCTTAAAATGTGATCCTATTCAAGAAATTAAAGATAAAGTAGGCGGAGTTCAAGCAGCTGTTAGTGTTGCGGTAACGAAAAAAGCATTTGAACAAGCTTACGGATCTGTTAAGCGTGGTGGAACTCTAGTTGTTGTTGGTCTTCCAAATGATGAGCTTCCAATTCCAATTTTTGATACTGTTCTTAACGGTGTTTCTGTTAAAGGTTCAATTGTTGGAACAAGAAAAGACCTCCAGGAAGCCGTACAGTTTGCTGCAGAAGGAAAAGTTAAAACAAATATATCAACAGAGCCACTTGATAACATTAATGATGTATTCGAAAGAATGGAAAAAGGTCAAATTAACGGACGTGTTGTATTAACACTTGAATAA
- a CDS encoding BH0509 family protein, whose protein sequence is MSQLARQSKVKDLLAKKKFNEKEIAEMTDPQIEYYHWLYFEDSVYDYM, encoded by the coding sequence ATGAGCCAATTAGCTAGACAATCTAAAGTAAAGGATTTATTAGCGAAGAAAAAATTCAATGAAAAAGAAATCGCAGAAATGACAGATCCGCAAATTGAATACTATCACTGGCTCTATTTTGAAGATTCTGTTTACGACTATATGTAA
- a CDS encoding nitroreductase family protein, with the protein MEFNQVLKKRREITSFLEEKIPKEVMEEILNQACLAPTGNNLPSREFVVVTNRETLDLLYHTTPYMKWLKEAQGAVIVTGRPEISKYWLQDASIACSYIWLSAVNEGLGCAFGAVFNMEDEVKSEQGEEYVRKTLHIPSDRRVIAVLGLGYQKEAPSKKDSTPKNELVHYESF; encoded by the coding sequence ATGGAATTTAATCAGGTACTTAAAAAACGTAGAGAAATTACAAGTTTTTTAGAAGAAAAAATTCCAAAAGAAGTGATGGAGGAAATTCTTAATCAAGCATGTCTAGCCCCGACTGGTAACAACTTGCCTTCTAGAGAATTTGTTGTTGTAACAAATCGAGAGACATTAGATCTTCTTTACCATACAACACCATATATGAAGTGGTTGAAAGAAGCACAAGGTGCCGTTATTGTGACAGGGCGTCCTGAAATTAGCAAGTATTGGCTGCAGGATGCATCGATTGCATGTAGTTATATTTGGTTATCAGCAGTTAACGAAGGACTTGGTTGTGCTTTTGGAGCTGTTTTTAATATGGAGGATGAAGTGAAATCAGAACAAGGAGAAGAATATGTAAGAAAAACCCTTCACATTCCTTCTGATCGAAGGGTTATTGCGGTCTTAGGATTGGGGTATCAAAAAGAAGCCCCAAGTAAAAAGGATAGTACTCCAAAAAATGAACTTGTTCATTACGAATCATTTTAG
- a CDS encoding D-serine ammonia-lyase has protein sequence MKLIHGKTLEEWKRDNPNLHTIMETEETFWQNPKYKNFEKAESKLSITLDDVKEAEERLIRFAPYLIKAFPETKETNGMIDSRTIRIPKMKKAMENHYKMHVNQEVFLKTDNFLPISGSIKARGGIYEVLKFAERIAIDKGMLSYDDDYSILTNKSFRELFSHYSIAVGSTGNLGLSIGIISAKLGFNVYVHMSADAKKWKKDLLKEKGVTVIEYNSDYSKAVTEGRRQAQANENMHFIDDENSKDLFLGYAVAALRLQKQLEELGIVVNEENPLFVYLPCGVGGGPGGVAFGLKLIFKDSVHCFFAEPTHSPAMLLGLLTGLHEKVSVQDFDIDNVTEADGLAVGRPSGFVGKLLEELISGVYTVEDEHLFQLLTMLVDTENINLEPSALAGFPGVIHIINHPEFQYPHATHLVWATGGSMLPEEMKKENYEKGKSYMKK, from the coding sequence ATGAAATTAATTCATGGTAAAACATTAGAAGAATGGAAGAGGGACAATCCTAATCTACATACAATAATGGAAACAGAGGAAACATTTTGGCAAAATCCTAAATATAAAAATTTTGAAAAAGCTGAATCCAAACTTTCCATTACGCTGGATGATGTGAAGGAAGCGGAAGAAAGGCTAATAAGATTTGCACCATATCTTATTAAGGCTTTCCCAGAAACAAAAGAGACTAATGGAATGATTGATTCACGAACTATTCGTATTCCTAAAATGAAAAAGGCGATGGAAAATCACTATAAGATGCATGTAAATCAAGAAGTTTTTCTGAAAACTGACAACTTTTTACCTATTTCAGGTTCCATTAAAGCTAGAGGTGGAATTTATGAAGTATTAAAATTTGCTGAACGCATTGCTATAGACAAAGGAATGTTATCATATGATGATGATTACTCCATTTTAACTAACAAATCGTTTAGAGAATTATTTTCACACTATTCAATCGCTGTAGGTTCGACAGGTAATCTCGGACTTAGTATTGGAATCATAAGTGCTAAATTAGGGTTCAACGTATATGTGCACATGTCAGCTGATGCGAAAAAATGGAAAAAAGACTTATTAAAAGAAAAAGGTGTTACTGTTATTGAGTATAATTCCGACTATAGTAAAGCTGTTACTGAAGGAAGAAGGCAAGCTCAAGCAAATGAGAATATGCATTTTATAGATGATGAGAATTCGAAAGATCTGTTTTTAGGATACGCAGTGGCAGCGCTGCGATTACAAAAGCAATTAGAAGAGTTAGGGATAGTAGTAAATGAAGAAAATCCGCTATTCGTCTATTTACCATGTGGTGTGGGTGGAGGTCCAGGCGGAGTTGCCTTCGGATTAAAATTGATTTTTAAGGATTCAGTGCATTGCTTCTTTGCAGAGCCAACTCATTCTCCAGCAATGCTTTTAGGTTTATTAACTGGACTACATGAAAAAGTTTCTGTCCAAGACTTTGATATTGACAATGTCACAGAAGCTGACGGATTAGCTGTAGGCAGACCTTCAGGTTTTGTCGGAAAGCTACTAGAAGAACTTATCAGTGGAGTTTATACTGTTGAAGATGAACATCTTTTTCAATTGCTTACTATGTTAGTTGACACAGAAAATATAAATTTAGAACCTTCAGCTTTAGCTGGATTTCCAGGTGTAATACATATCATTAATCACCCCGAATTTCAGTATCCTCATGCAACCCATTTGGTGTGGGCAACAGGAGGAAGCATGTTACCGGAAGAGATGAAGAAGGAGAACTATGAAAAGGGGAAAAGTTACATGAAGAAATAA
- a CDS encoding DDE-type integrase/transposase/recombinase produces MNEKEREQVALFRYGLIAPLLNEQVDVKEYFGELAGKVHSIPYYGERTVAEKTIKEWLLHYRRSGFDALKPKKRTDKGNSRRLTAEDQDQILHIRKKFLHMPVSVFYEHLIDLGEIQKNKISYSTINRLLKKHNLVGKKIIAIPERKRFAHDRINHLWQGDLSHGPYIPIDGKKRKTFLIAYIDDCSRLVPFGQFFSSEKFEGVRVVTKEALLRRGKPTVIYADNGKIYRSETLQYACAQLGITLAHTQPYDPRAKGKIERLFKTIQTRFYPLLQAKPVDSLEELNERFWRWLEEDYHRRIHASLDGKTPHEVYQSQVESVTFLENTKILDTIFLKREYRKVKADSTITLNKQLYEVPPRFIGHSIDVRFDETGIFVFENDQKVAEAVPVSMTDNAHSKRVRSPFNLSEDTEGINHV; encoded by the coding sequence ATGAATGAAAAAGAACGTGAACAAGTGGCCTTATTTCGGTATGGTCTAATTGCCCCACTATTAAATGAACAGGTAGATGTCAAAGAGTACTTTGGAGAGTTGGCAGGAAAGGTTCACTCTATTCCTTATTATGGGGAGCGAACAGTGGCAGAGAAAACAATCAAGGAATGGCTGCTTCATTATCGCCGAAGTGGATTTGATGCATTAAAGCCGAAGAAACGGACTGATAAGGGGAATTCTAGGAGACTCACTGCAGAAGATCAGGATCAAATTCTTCATATAAGAAAAAAATTTCTCCATATGCCAGTGAGTGTTTTCTACGAACATCTCATTGACCTAGGAGAAATACAAAAAAACAAAATATCTTATTCAACTATAAATCGTTTATTAAAAAAACACAACCTTGTAGGTAAGAAAATAATCGCAATACCTGAAAGGAAAAGATTTGCCCATGATCGAATAAATCATCTATGGCAGGGGGATTTGTCTCATGGGCCTTACATTCCGATTGATGGTAAGAAGAGAAAGACGTTTTTAATTGCTTACATTGACGATTGTTCTCGGCTTGTTCCGTTCGGCCAGTTTTTCTCGTCAGAGAAGTTTGAAGGTGTAAGAGTTGTGACGAAGGAAGCACTCCTTCGGAGAGGAAAACCAACCGTGATCTATGCAGATAACGGCAAGATTTATCGTTCTGAGACGCTCCAATATGCATGTGCTCAGTTAGGTATAACACTGGCTCACACTCAACCATATGATCCACGTGCGAAAGGAAAAATCGAAAGACTTTTTAAAACCATTCAAACAAGGTTTTATCCTTTACTACAAGCAAAACCAGTTGATTCGTTGGAGGAGCTAAACGAGCGTTTTTGGAGGTGGCTTGAAGAAGACTATCATCGTCGTATTCACGCCTCTTTAGATGGGAAGACTCCACATGAAGTCTATCAATCTCAAGTAGAGAGTGTAACCTTCTTAGAGAATACGAAAATCCTAGATACAATCTTTTTGAAGAGAGAATATCGTAAAGTGAAGGCCGATAGTACGATTACGTTAAATAAACAACTCTATGAAGTACCTCCACGTTTTATAGGTCACTCGATTGATGTTCGATTTGATGAGACAGGTATTTTTGTGTTTGAAAACGACCAAAAGGTCGCTGAGGCTGTTCCTGTATCTATGACAGATAATGCACATTCAAAGAGAGTGCGTTCTCCATTTAACTTATCGGAAGATACGGAGGGAATAAACCATGTATAA
- a CDS encoding TetR/AcrR family transcriptional regulator, whose amino-acid sequence MTTSKLDRRKKYTRMVLKESLIQLLKEKQISSITVKEICDLADINRSTFYAHYSDQFDLLDKTEEELIEEMKRYLSQYSYEEDDLKMIEKLLEYFASKQEICKILLNEKVDTTFQKKVMKVAHHFFIENWKANHQFNGYPSEYVSTFIISGSIYVTKEWLNRGMDKTPKEMAEMINNLIKNGLFGT is encoded by the coding sequence ATGACAACTTCAAAATTAGATCGCCGTAAAAAATATACGCGTATGGTTCTAAAAGAAAGTTTAATCCAATTATTAAAGGAAAAACAGATTTCTTCCATTACTGTTAAAGAAATCTGTGACTTAGCAGATATTAATCGCTCTACATTTTATGCTCACTATTCCGATCAATTTGACCTTCTTGATAAAACGGAAGAAGAATTGATAGAAGAGATGAAAAGGTATTTGAGTCAATACAGCTATGAAGAAGATGACCTAAAGATGATTGAAAAATTGCTGGAATACTTCGCTTCTAAGCAAGAAATTTGCAAAATACTTCTTAATGAAAAAGTGGACACAACATTTCAAAAAAAGGTAATGAAGGTAGCACATCATTTTTTTATAGAAAACTGGAAAGCCAATCATCAATTTAATGGATATCCATCAGAATATGTAAGTACATTTATCATAAGTGGAAGTATTTATGTTACCAAAGAATGGCTAAACAGAGGAATGGACAAAACACCAAAAGAAATGGCTGAAATGATTAATAATCTAATCAAAAATGGTCTTTTCGGGACATAG
- a CDS encoding DUF6431 domain-containing protein, with protein sequence MIISYDFGLSLVEYAKKGINNEFPLFDQCPNCKCHSSGNLHRNGYYWRFGLTEEVSLRVPICRMKCLQCKVSFSILPDFFIPYFQHTIETILHRLYRILEDKKANGSRQLLRFHLTRYYKSIKWIHSFFVALGQASGFSKDIKKEAIKYMKKLQDFGESTFLRRSWGHSSSYFMAH encoded by the coding sequence ATGATCATTTCTTATGATTTTGGTTTAAGTTTAGTAGAATATGCCAAAAAGGGAATTAATAATGAGTTTCCATTATTTGATCAATGTCCAAACTGTAAATGTCATTCTTCGGGAAACTTACATAGAAATGGTTATTACTGGCGTTTTGGACTGACTGAGGAAGTGTCATTGAGAGTGCCTATTTGCAGGATGAAATGTTTACAATGCAAGGTTAGCTTTTCTATCCTTCCGGATTTCTTTATCCCTTACTTTCAACACACAATTGAAACCATTCTGCATAGGCTATATCGGATTCTAGAGGATAAGAAGGCTAATGGAAGTCGACAATTATTAAGGTTCCATCTTACGAGGTACTACAAGAGTATCAAATGGATTCATTCTTTTTTTGTCGCTTTGGGACAAGCAAGTGGATTTTCAAAAGATATAAAAAAAGAAGCCATAAAATATATGAAAAAGCTCCAAGATTTTGGCGAATCCACCTTCTTACGAAGGTCATGGGGGCATAGTTCATCCTACTTTATGGCACATTAA
- a CDS encoding YjcZ family sporulation protein has translation MSGGYGSGAGFALIVVLFILLIIVGAAYVGGGY, from the coding sequence ATGTCAGGTGGATATGGTTCTGGTGCAGGTTTTGCGCTAATCGTAGTACTATTTATTCTTTTAATTATCGTTGGTGCTGCTTATGTTGGCGGTGGTTACTAA